From the genome of Desulfovibrio aminophilus DSM 12254:
TGGCGCGGAGTTTCTCATTCATCTCGTAGCCATCCTGGTGAGAATAGCTGCCCGTGATGAGGGCCCGCTTGGGATGGTCCTGCGTTCCGGTGAAGGCCCAGCCAGAGGTGTCGAATTCGGCGGAATAGTCTGTGTAGGCGGGAAGAGTGGTGGATTCCGTGGTCTGGGCGCTCACGCCGTCCAGCAGGAACATGACGGGCGTACGGTATTTGTATGCCAGCCTGATGCCATGCGGCATGATGTCCGCGATTTCCTGTCCGGAAGCCGGGGCCAGGACGATCACGCGATAGTCGCCGTGCGCGCCGCCGCGGGTGGCGACATGATAATCGCTCTGGGCGCCGAGGATGTCCCCATCGCCGGGGCCGACACGCATGGAATCCACCACGAGACAGGGCAATTCCGCCGCGCACATGAATCCAATGGCCTCGTGCATGAGTGTCACGCCCGGCCCTGAACTCGACGTCGCCACCAGCTTCCCGGTGCAGGCGGCGCCAGCCAGGGCACTGGAGACGGCCAACTCACTTTCCATCTGCATCATCTCCCCGCCGTACTTAGGGAGGATGACCGCCATCCGCTTCATGACATCCGTCGCCGGAGTGATCGGATACGCGAAGTGATACTTCACCCCGCACCGGGCAAGACTCTCGGCGAATGTTTCCGTGTTTTTCAAAAACATGGTTTCCTGGCTCATAGCTCCCTCGGTGAAATCTTTGCTACCCAGTTGTTCCACAAAGCGGTATATCGTACCGTATACGCGCGAGCTCACCCGCGCAACGTCGTACCGTAATGCGATACGACGTACCATTAAATTGAACCCTACCGAAAGCCGCCAATGCCGTCAACCGTCACCACCCCCATGCGACGCAAATTTTCGTAAAAAAACACCCTCATCCAATCGCCCGCTCCGTGCTCTCAGTGAAAATTTGCTCCCCAAAAAAAGCGCGCTTGCCCGTTGACATCAGTTCCTATCCCTTTTAGTCTTACCACAAAATGGAACGATGTACTACAATACGGGCCGTTCAAGCATACGCCACCAGAAGGAAAACGCCAAGGAATCTCCGCCC
Proteins encoded in this window:
- a CDS encoding pyruvate ferredoxin oxidoreductase, coding for MSQETMFLKNTETFAESLARCGVKYHFAYPITPATDVMKRMAVILPKYGGEMMQMESELAVSSALAGAACTGKLVATSSSGPGVTLMHEAIGFMCAAELPCLVVDSMRVGPGDGDILGAQSDYHVATRGGAHGDYRVIVLAPASGQEIADIMPHGIRLAYKYRTPVMFLLDGVSAQTTESTTLPAYTDYSAEFDTSGWAFTGTQDHPKRALITGSYSHQDGYEMNEKLRAKYEKIRENEQMWEAEQVEDAELVVAAFGIHGRMCRDMVAKMRGKGKKVGFIRPITLWPFPDRAFAVLPDSVKNILVVEMNLGQMVDDVRLAVNGRIPVHFLGKTGGDMPMRTLAEMIAEADRILGE